One window of the Sander lucioperca isolate FBNREF2018 chromosome 5, SLUC_FBN_1.2, whole genome shotgun sequence genome contains the following:
- the ostn gene encoding osteocrin, translating to MQFCGCLLFSCLFITLLHCSVDGFRVQHPRVDRTASRATAALRPCPGAVKAGEELTAKLLRLDDLVRLENDVMEPKRKRSFPGNNAPLDRLSVSSMETKQGTSKQSKVVELPRRRVNPPPIDRIGMSRLPTSRG from the exons ATGCAGTTCTgtggctgtttgctgttttcCTGCCTGTTCATCACGCTGCTCCACTGCAGCGTCGACGGCTTCAGAGTCCAACACCCg CGTGTAGACCGAACCGCCTCGAGGGCCACGGCGGCTCTTCGGCCTTGTCCCGGAGCGGTGAAGGCAGGGGAGGAGCTGACGGCGAAGCTGCTCCGATTGGACGACCTGGTGAGGCTGGAGAATGATGTCATGGAgccaaagaggaagaggagtttcCCCGGCAACAACGCCCCGCTGGACCGCCTGTCGGTCAGCTCCATGGAGACCAAACAGGGAACATCCAAGCAGAG TAAGGTAGTGGAGTTGCCGCGGCGACGAGTCAATCCGCCTCCCATCGACAGGATCGGAATGAGTCGTCTGCCAACGAGTCGAGGATAG